aataaaagcatCAACAAAGATGATCTTAATGAAAAACTAataagttcatatatttatatattggcctAAACCAATTCTATAATCTGCTTAAGTAAATTTAACTAAAGGAATAACAATGATTAATTGTTCAAGACTTCAAGCAATACTGATTTTGGTTGATTGAATTACTTGCCAAGGGTAGCGTTCATATTCTATTCTTGTTTATATTCTCAATTGTTAATGAATGTAGCAATGATGACGATCATCTGATAGAAACAAATATTTGGAacaaaattaacttttattttgtttctttataATTGACTCAAGCTAATTGTCATGCCTGCCAGAGCTCATATATGCTATAAATAGCCTTAAGAATATAAGTTTCTTTaggaggaaaaataaaagcatCAGTAAAGAGGACTCTCATTAAAAACTAATAagtttgtatatttatatattggcctTGGCCAATTCTGTAATTTGCTTCGGCAAATCAAACTAAAAGGATAATAGCGAGTTATTTTACGATTAGAGGTAAATTGAGAGGTAAATGGAGATAAGAGGAATTGTGttcttcatatttttttaacctattttcctaaatttaatttacttttttaattcCATAATTTTGGGATAGTGATCCCTATAAAAGCTAACATTCCAATTTTTAGAAAGTTAAATTAGGgaagttatttttttctcgaatttttttttcgaacaactaaaaagaaaaggcaactGTTTGTTCACCGAAAACTGCCATTGACGACGACGTTCATcatctttaaaatatttcaaccTTATTGGAACaatctcattttcttttcacaaTCTCGTTGCCATTTCATAAATTTGCGTTCCGCCATACTGTGTTCATCCAATTGCAAAACAAGACAACCACTAGCACGTAGGAGCATGGTCGGACATAAATCGTTCATAAAACTTAATCATAAGTTGACTAAATTCATTCGTTTGATTCACTTGATTATGTATTGTTTCATTCGGTTGTAATTCTACAAATGAAAACCTAAGTCTGTCTTTCTATTTTTCGGCGATAATGGCTACCATTATCGAACGATGCTGCTTTAGAGAAATAACTAAATATTTAAACTGAGCCTACAAATTAGACTGATAAATCCAAGCCAATTTAATTATGAACGGTTTTGTGTTAAACTAGTCTTCTTAAAAAACTGTTCGTTTAAAAAAAGATGGGTCAGGTTTGTCGTGGTGGTAGGAACAGTTAAAGGGTCGGGTAGTAATTATGACACGTGTTGGTATCTACATGCGACACATCATTCATACAACatatttgattgttttgaAATGTGACACAATCATATTGTAACAAGATTTTAAAAACTATGAgttaaaatgtaaattttagtattttaaaGATGAAAAAAGTATATGTCCCATGGCCATGGTTGAACTTTTTCATATATCCAATACTAACACATACGATATAGTATGTTTCCAATCATAGTTTGTTACGTAGAGTCAGAATATTTATTCTTTTgcatttatttgttatttaattgaaaattgtaCATGTTATCTTAATGCGTTAGTCCTATCTAATAACTTTCTTGCTTTTATTCTTTTGTTTCTACTCTCTCTTTGAAAAAGGTTAAGCACTTTTCATGGGAATATAAAAAGAACATGAATAATGGTGAAATATGTAAAAGCCTATCGCATAACAGCGATGTGATTATTTATGCTTCCAAATCATTACATTAACCTTTTTATgtggataatttttttctatgtgCATCATTTGTTATTAAAAAATGTATAGATTTCAATTAATCTAAGTTTGAGTCAAATTTCCCCTTAAGAGCAAGATAATTTTTGGTTATTATATGAGATGAGACGAGACAAGATAAgaatcaaaaaataatattttctctcGAAAACTCATTGGGTCAATAAGGGGTGTTCGGGTTCGGGTACTTCGTTTTTTTCATGATATCCAGACCTTACCCTGTAAAGAGcatgtttcaagattttggaaccgaaTCCTACttggaacctgtattataccgcAGGTTTCAAGTATCTTGTTAGAACCTGTAAATTCTtttgtctcgctaaataaaatcgaaaatatctcATTCATAATCACTAATAACGCAAAACAGAATGTTGatatagatttagattaatccacaatacatcaacaacaaaaagtagtatgtctcatcaatccattcACAAAACTAAATATCCGTAATATGATCAGGTCTCATCGAGAACACATCGAGGTCGTCGAACCAAAACTGTCGACAATAAGTAATGCGAAACTTCTaccgagagagagacaaagagGAGAATATGGTAAagtaaaagggaaaaatatatttatataattagagaaaattattattggatTCAGGTTGTGATTTCGGTTCGGGATAACCTATTTGTAGGAATCGAAATCGGAATCGATTTTCactgattttttattttaatacctGGATCCtatcatatttttaatataaactaCTTGGATTCTAACCTAATAGGTATGTTCCGATCTGAGTCCGAGTATATTTGATATCCATGtgtaccaaaaaaaaataataatagtcATTTTTCGTACGTCGGCGGCCAcatttttcccttctttcccTTCCATACGCTCCATCTTTGTCCTCTCCTTTCCTTCAaccttctcctctctctctctctctctctccatccaCTCTGCAGGTCTTGGTTACCGGAAGAGCAGCAGCCATGTCTTTCCGAGGGGTAAGTGAAGCTTCTACCTCTGCTTGATTGCTTCCGTACCTTCTGAACCAGTAATTTGATCAATCGCCAGTTTCTTAGGTTGCTGTTGCAGTCTCAATTTCTGGTTTGATGCAACACTTGCCACTGCAAATTCCTTTGATCATGCCTTGGACTGTAAACCCTTAATGCTACTCACTTCGATGTCCTCTGAACTGTGATTAATTCTTCTGGTTACTCTTGAAATCTCCACTCATCCCCGATTTCAGCATTAAAACCTCTCTGGGTATTTTGGGAAGTTGTCCCGTTCATGCGATCGACCGGGAAAGGTCATCTAGAAAGTAGAAAGTTGGGATTTTGTTGCCCCTTTTTCTGATCTAATCGTTTTCCGGTGTGTCGAAGTCTTGTTTCGGTTCGATCGAGAATAAGTTAGGACTTGAGTGGAGCAATAACCTTGATAGCCGGACGGATCGCTTATATTGTCAGGCTAATGCTCAATCTGGGATGGGTGTGGCGGACCACTGCAAGAGCGCGTATCTGGAGCTGCAGAGGAAGAAGGTGCACCGCTACATAATCTTCAAAATCGacgagaagaagaaagaggtcGTGGTGGAGAAGACCGGGGGTCCGGCTGAGAGCTACGAGGACTTTACCTCCTCTTTGCCCGAGAATGACTGCCGATATGCTGTCTACGACTTTGATTTTGTTACCTCCGAGAACTGTAAGAAGAGCAAGATCTTCTTCATCGCGTGGTTAGCATCATTCCTGCTAATCTCTTGTTTCGCAATCTGTTTGAGCACTACCTGATAATCACTTACAACACCCAATAGTTTGTTTCGCTTATCCGGGTATTCTACGACAAAAGATTGCTGCTTAATGACATCTGTGGCATTGCTCACAAGAAATTATCTATTAATTATCAATATGTCCTTATTATTGTGAGATTTATTGGGACATATCTTGAGCAGCCAAGACTTCAGCCCATCTTAATATAGTTGTAGAGACTGTCAGCATGGGGTCAACAGCTGCTCCACGACATTAACAAATGACCTTACTCTGACCAAATCCTAGCCTTTCTCCATTCGTATATCATTTGCCCCCTCTCTTTGCCCTTGTTGGAAGTTGATTTGAGCTGGTCATGATTGAGGTATTACTGTTATTTGCTTGCTAATCTATTCTCGTAGATCCTATG
This is a stretch of genomic DNA from Punica granatum isolate Tunisia-2019 unplaced genomic scaffold, ASM765513v2 Contig00397, whole genome shotgun sequence. It encodes these proteins:
- the LOC116190225 gene encoding actin-depolymerizing factor isoform X2 — its product is MSFRGANAQSGMGVADHCKSAYLELQRKKVHRYIIFKIDEKKKEVVVEKTGGPAESYEDFTSSLPENDCRYAVYDFDFVTSENCKKSKIFFIAWSPAVSRIRAKMLYATSKDRFRRELEGIHYEIQATDPTEMDLEVLQDRAH
- the LOC116190225 gene encoding actin-depolymerizing factor isoform X1 gives rise to the protein MSFRGVAVAVSISGLMQHLPLQIPLIMPWTANAQSGMGVADHCKSAYLELQRKKVHRYIIFKIDEKKKEVVVEKTGGPAESYEDFTSSLPENDCRYAVYDFDFVTSENCKKSKIFFIAWSPAVSRIRAKMLYATSKDRFRRELEGIHYEIQATDPTEMDLEVLQDRAH